In Paroedura picta isolate Pp20150507F chromosome 1, Ppicta_v3.0, whole genome shotgun sequence, the following are encoded in one genomic region:
- the CHRM1 gene encoding muscarinic acetylcholine receptor M1 yields the protein MLLSFWDPFLEGSKERNRRAAMNQSDVPLGHNSSLDVQSTSPEEGHSLWEVVLIVVTTGILSLVTVVGNVLVMVSFKVNRELRTVNNYFLLSLAGADLIIGAISMNLYTTFIVMGRWAMGSVACDLWLALDYVASNASVMNLLVISFDRYFSITRPLTYRAKRTPKRAAVMISLAWTISFILWAPAILFWQNVVGKRTVPENDCYIQFFSVPIITFGTAIAAFYLPVTIMVALYWRIYQETQKRAKELSGLQASEFKNNPRVASKTIQNGGSGSSSSSDPSHPAASPAVAIVPMKACCFPGQKTKEGIYLDRSSNGSWNTTEEEEVEEASADSLTSSEGEEQPFEVHSICSMVIQLPMISTVMQPPRKTEYRVPKADAKRDWVGEKGLVTIPKPPPDEDKRLKKAMIPLRDKTEEETKRQIPRRRRGRNHLSKRKTLSLMKERKVIRTLSAILLAFIITWTPYNIMVLVSTFCQKCIPQTLWKLGYWLCYVNSTINPMCYALCNRSFRTTFRMLLQCHWNRHHWRKMPKKMPRKTPISCAVSGC from the coding sequence ATGTTGTTGTCGTTCTGGGACCCTTTCTTGGAAGGCAGCAAAGAGAGAAATCGTAGAGCTGCCATGAACCAATCAGATGTTCCACTGGGCCACAATAGCTCCCTGGATGTACAAAGCACATCACCAGAAGAAGGCCATTCTCTTTGGGAGGTAGTCTTGATAGTTGTGACAACAGGTATCCTCTCATTGGTCACCGTCGTGGGAAATGTGCTGGTGATGGTCTCCTTCAAGGTCAACCGAGAGCTGAGGACAGTCAACAACTACTTCCTGCTCAGCCTTGCTGGTGCCGACCTTATTATTGGAGCAATCTCAATGAACCTGTACACCACATTCATTGTCATGGGACGTTGGGCAATGGGCAGTGTGGCCTGTGACCTCTGGTTGGCCCTAGACTATGTGGCCAGCAATGCGTCTGTTATGAACCTTCTGGTCATCAGCTTTGACCGCTACTTCTCCATCACTCGTCCCCTCACCTACAGAGCCAAGCGAACACCCAAGAGAGCAGCTGTTATGATAAGTCTGGCTTGGACTATCTCCTTCATCCTGTGGGCACCTGCCATCTTGTTTTGGCAGAATGTGGTCGGAAAGCGAACAGTCCCTGAGAACGACTGCTACATTCAATTCTTCTCAGTGCCCATCATTACATTTGGAACAGCCATTGCTGCTTTCTACCTCCCAGTCACCATCATGGTGGCCCTCTACTGGAGAATCTACCAAGAGACCCAAAAGAGAGCGAAGGAGCTCTCTGGATTACAAGCTTCAGAGTTTAAAAATAACCCACGAGTAGCTTCCAAAACAATCCAGaatggtggcagcggcagcagtaGCAGCTCAGACCCGTCACATCCTGCTGCCTCCCCAGCCGTGGCAATCGTCCCCATGAAGGCTTGCTGTTTCCCTGGACAGAAGACCAAAGAAGGCATCTACTTAGATCGAAGTAGCAATGGTAGTTGGAAcaccacagaggaggaggaggtggaggaggcctCTGCCGATTCCTTGACATCGTCGGAAGGAGAAGAACAACCCTTTGAAGTTCACTCTATCTGCTCAATGGTCATCCAGCTCCCTATGATCAGCACCGTGATGCAGCCACCAAGGAAAACAGAGTACCGAGTTCCCAAGGCAGATGCCAAGAGGGACTGGGTTGGAGAAAAGGGCCTGGTAACTATCCCCAAGCCACCTCCGGATGAAGACAAGAGACTCAAAAAAGCAATGATACCCCTAAGGGATAAGACAGAGGAAGAGACCAAAAGGCAAATcccaaggaggagaagggggaggaaccaCCTCTCCAAGCGGAAGACTCTCTCACTGATGAAAGAGAGGAAGGTGATCCGAACGCTCAGTGCAATCTTGTTGGCCTTCATCATTACCTGGACACCCTACAACATTATGGTGCTCGTGTCAACTTTCTGCCAGAAATGCATCCCGCAAACCCTCTGGAAACTCGGCTACTGGCTTTGCTATGTCAACAGCACCATCAACCCCATGTGCTATGCTCTGTGCAACCGGTCCTTCCGAACCACCTTCCGGATGCTGCTGCAGTGCCACTGGAATCGGCATCACTGGAGGAAGATGCCCAAGAAGATGCCCAGGAAGACTCCCATCTCCTGCGCTGTGTCAGGCTGCTGA